In a single window of the Pontibacter russatus genome:
- the nuoE gene encoding NADH-quinone oxidoreductase subunit NuoE, with product MLTIEEKHQIDHEIGLVPSPKNACIEALKIVQQSHGWVSDESLQDVAEYVGMSTAELDSVATFYNLIFRRPVGRHVILLCDSISCYVMGYEGIREQLYEKLNIQYGQTTADGRFTLLPNCCLGTCDRAPALMIDNDLYRNLTVEQLDEILSKYT from the coding sequence ATGCTGACCATAGAAGAAAAACACCAGATTGACCATGAAATCGGGCTGGTGCCCTCACCCAAGAACGCCTGCATCGAGGCGCTGAAGATTGTGCAGCAAAGCCATGGCTGGGTGTCGGATGAGAGCCTGCAGGACGTGGCGGAGTATGTGGGCATGTCCACGGCAGAGCTGGACAGCGTAGCGACATTCTACAACCTGATTTTCCGGAGACCGGTAGGGCGGCATGTGATACTGCTCTGCGACAGCATCAGCTGCTACGTGATGGGCTACGAAGGCATCCGTGAACAGCTTTACGAAAAACTCAATATACAATACGGCCAGACCACAGCAGACGGCCGCTTTACCCTGCTCCCCAACTGCTGCCTCGGCACCTGCGACCGTGCCCCCGCCCTGATGATTGACAACGATTTGTACCGCAACCTGACGGTGGAACAACTGGATGAGATACTGAGCAAGTATACCTAA